A section of the Methanosarcina mazei S-6 genome encodes:
- a CDS encoding HesB/IscA family protein, with protein MIEVTEKAAAELKALLEQEGKPDLALRIFVAGVACSGVQYGLALDEEVKEDDVTMESNGIKLVMAKDIERNFSEGSIDYIEDENGKGFLIRNPNAGGGCGTCGGCH; from the coding sequence ATGATCGAAGTAACAGAAAAAGCTGCAGCAGAACTGAAAGCACTGCTGGAACAGGAAGGCAAGCCTGACCTTGCGCTCAGAATCTTTGTTGCTGGAGTAGCCTGCAGTGGAGTACAGTATGGACTGGCCCTCGACGAAGAAGTTAAAGAAGACGACGTCACCATGGAAAGCAATGGAATAAAGCTTGTAATGGCAAAAGATATCGAGAGAAACTTCTCTGAAGGCAGCATTGATTACATAGAAGACGAAAACGGAAAAGGTTTCCTTATCCGCAACCCCAACGCCGGCGGCGGATGTGGCACCTGTGGTGGCTGCCATTAA
- a CDS encoding nascent polypeptide-associated complex protein — protein sequence MFPGMGGVGGRGMNPAKMKQMMKQMGIDVKELKDVEEVVIKTADSNIVIENANVTIMTVQGSETYQIVGDVKEVPKSLEIPAEDIKLVMEQTGVSEEEARNALKNSNGDLAEAIVALSSA from the coding sequence ATGTTTCCAGGAATGGGAGGCGTGGGTGGTCGGGGGATGAACCCGGCTAAAATGAAGCAGATGATGAAGCAGATGGGGATTGATGTTAAGGAACTGAAGGATGTTGAAGAGGTTGTTATAAAGACAGCAGACTCTAACATAGTTATTGAGAATGCAAACGTCACTATAATGACAGTCCAGGGTTCGGAAACATATCAGATCGTAGGCGATGTAAAGGAAGTCCCAAAATCTCTGGAAATCCCTGCTGAAGACATCAAACTCGTAATGGAGCAGACCGGCGTCTCCGAAGAAGAAGCCAGGAATGCCCTGAAGAACTCAAATGGAGATCTGGCAGAAGCCATTGTGGCACTTTCTTCTGCCTGA
- the eif1A gene encoding translation initiation factor eIF-1A, producing the protein MTLADLKKPTSRASPSTEETVTRVRTPRRENNEILATVESLLGANRLRLRCMDGVVRMGRIPGSMKKKTWIREGDVVIAVPWEFQNEKADVIWKYTRPQVDWLERKGYLKG; encoded by the coding sequence ATCACACTGGCAGACTTAAAGAAACCTACATCAAGAGCCTCTCCCAGCACAGAAGAGACCGTGACAAGAGTGCGCACTCCGCGCAGGGAAAACAACGAAATCCTGGCAACTGTAGAAAGTCTCCTTGGTGCAAACAGGCTCAGACTCCGCTGTATGGATGGAGTCGTCCGTATGGGAAGAATTCCGGGGTCAATGAAGAAAAAGACCTGGATTAGAGAAGGAGACGTCGTCATTGCCGTGCCCTGGGAATTCCAGAATGAAAAAGCAGATGTGATCTGGAAATACACAAGGCCGCAGGTAGACTGGCTTGAAAGAAAAGGATACCTTAAAGGATAA
- a CDS encoding serine protein kinase RIO — translation MSRDLEEKVKRIDSATDKARAREKDSDRLKVEENVFDVPTLKILYTLSNKGIIKAMGGAISTGKEANVFYAEGDEKELAIKIYRMASSTFKAMDAYIMKDPRFTNIRNNRRDIIFAWTRKELQNLKRAKSAGVRVPEPIVAEKNVLIMEFMGEEKKPYPLLKNTPLEDDEAKLVYNKIVEYMHLLYKEANLVHADLSEYNILIDPADKTPVFIDMGQSVTLEHPNAREFLYRDVLNILRFFGRYGITDKPEELLSKIQAETT, via the coding sequence ATGAGCAGGGATCTGGAAGAGAAAGTAAAGCGCATTGACAGTGCTACAGACAAAGCCCGGGCAAGAGAAAAAGACTCTGATCGGCTGAAGGTGGAAGAGAATGTATTTGATGTTCCCACCCTTAAAATCCTTTATACACTTTCAAATAAAGGGATAATAAAAGCAATGGGAGGAGCCATCAGTACTGGGAAGGAAGCAAATGTTTTCTATGCAGAAGGCGATGAAAAAGAACTGGCAATAAAGATATACAGGATGGCCAGCAGCACTTTCAAGGCAATGGATGCCTATATTATGAAAGACCCCCGCTTCACGAACATTCGAAACAACAGGCGAGACATCATTTTTGCATGGACGCGCAAGGAACTGCAGAACCTGAAGCGTGCAAAGAGCGCAGGCGTAAGGGTGCCTGAACCAATAGTTGCTGAAAAGAATGTCCTTATTATGGAATTCATGGGAGAAGAAAAGAAACCTTATCCCCTGTTGAAGAACACTCCTCTGGAAGATGATGAGGCAAAGCTTGTTTATAACAAAATCGTTGAATACATGCATCTCCTTTATAAAGAAGCAAACCTTGTGCATGCTGACCTGAGTGAATATAACATTCTCATTGACCCGGCAGATAAGACCCCGGTCTTTATTGATATGGGGCAGTCCGTAACCCTGGAACATCCCAATGCAAGAGAGTTTCTCTACAGAGACGTGCTAAATATACTCAGGTTCTTTGGCCGCTATGGGATCACGGACAAACCTGAAGAACTGCTTTCAAAAATACAGGCGGAAACAACATGA
- a CDS encoding KH domain-containing protein, which translates to MTQYVKIPRERIGVIIGPKGEIKKLIEDKTTCQLEIESDSGKIDVTCEGDPLKEFRVLETIKAIGRGFSPEKALEILDDEMLMLEVIDLSDVATTPKELQRIKGRIIGRNGRTRELAESLINVKISVYGKTVSVLGYPEQNTIIRTAIKMLLDGATHGAVYKFLEKKHQELLHSQLDSVDFY; encoded by the coding sequence ATGACTCAGTATGTCAAAATCCCCAGAGAAAGAATCGGAGTAATCATCGGTCCTAAAGGAGAAATAAAAAAACTCATAGAGGACAAAACCACATGCCAGCTGGAAATAGAGAGTGATAGCGGAAAAATCGATGTTACCTGCGAGGGAGACCCTTTAAAAGAATTCAGGGTCCTTGAAACCATCAAAGCTATTGGAAGAGGTTTCAGCCCGGAAAAAGCTCTTGAAATCCTTGATGATGAGATGCTCATGCTTGAAGTGATTGACCTTTCAGATGTTGCCACAACTCCAAAAGAGCTCCAGCGCATAAAAGGAAGGATTATCGGAAGGAACGGGCGGACCAGAGAGCTTGCGGAAAGCCTGATAAATGTCAAAATCTCGGTATACGGAAAAACCGTATCCGTACTCGGTTACCCCGAACAGAACACCATAATACGAACAGCAATAAAGATGCTGCTCGATGGAGCCACTCACGGCGCGGTCTACAAATTCCTTGAAAAGAAACACCAGGAACTTCTGCACTCGCAGCTGGATTCGGTAGACTTTTACTAA